From one Deltaproteobacteria bacterium genomic stretch:
- a CDS encoding ADP-ribosylglycohydrolase family protein → FLANFHPERGYGGRIYGIMDRLAAGVPWDQVGTDSFGNGSAMRVAPVGFFYYDDLAQLKEAAMAQATITHRHPEALAGAVIQAGAVALALRAGLEGQGVNAELFLRTLADISEDLDTRSSARLLTLIDLEPGPIAELIPRVQVLFRCDVRAIEAVPPAVASFLLTDDFISAITLAVNLGGDTDTLGAMAGAVAGAYYGRKALPEPWLELLENGPLGRDYVMDLGHRAAALKIEKMSTIRQPRS, encoded by the coding sequence TTCCTGGCCAATTTTCATCCGGAACGGGGCTATGGCGGCCGTATTTACGGAATTATGGATCGCCTGGCCGCCGGGGTGCCCTGGGACCAGGTCGGAACAGACTCCTTTGGAAATGGCAGCGCCATGCGCGTTGCACCGGTAGGCTTTTTCTATTATGACGATCTGGCGCAGCTCAAAGAGGCGGCGATGGCTCAGGCGACTATTACGCATCGTCACCCTGAAGCCCTGGCCGGGGCCGTTATTCAAGCCGGTGCTGTGGCGCTGGCCCTTAGGGCCGGGCTGGAAGGTCAAGGTGTCAACGCTGAATTATTTTTACGCACCCTGGCCGATATCTCGGAAGATCTGGACACTCGCTCATCCGCCAGGCTCCTGACCCTCATTGATCTTGAACCCGGGCCGATCGCGGAGCTGATCCCTCGTGTCCAGGTCCTGTTCCGATGCGATGTCAGGGCCATTGAAGCCGTACCCCCGGCGGTGGCCTCTTTTCTATTGACCGATGATTTCATTTCAGCCATTACCCTGGCTGTCAATCTGGGAGGGGATACCGATACTCTGGGGGCCATGGCCGGGGCGGTCGCTGGGGCCTACTATGGGCGGAAGGCCTTACCTGAGCCATGGCTGGAGCTTTTGGAGAACGGACCTCTGGGACGTGACTACGTCATGGACCTCGGCCATCGAGCCGCAGCTCTGAAAATTGAAAAGATGT